CGCCGTCCAGATCGAGCTGTACGACGGCCGCGGCCCGGCCGCGTGGCGGCTCCTCGACGACGCCTGGCCCGCGCTCCGCCGCTCGCTGCTGCTGCGCGTCCAGTTCATCCGCACGTCCATGCGGTTCCTCCGCGCCCGCGCCGCCCTCGCCGCGGCGCTCGAACTCCGGGCGAAGGACGCGTCGGGCGCCTGTCGACTCCTCGCCGTCGCCGGCCGCGACGCCCGCGCGCTTGAACGTGAGAAGATGCCCTGCCCCGCCGCCTACTCCCGGATGATCCGGGCCTCGCTCGCCTCGTTCGCCGGCCGCGCCGACCTCGCCGCGCCCCTGTGGCGCGAGGCCGTCGCGGCCTTCGAATCCGTCGACATGAACCTCTGCGCCGCCGCCTCCCGCCGCCGCCTGGGCCAGTCCCTCGGCGGCGAGTCCGGCGACGTCGAAATCGCCGCGTCCGAGTCCTGGATGCGTCGCCAACTCATCCGAGAACCGGAGAAGGCCGCCGGCATGATCGCCCCGAGGCGAAATTGAACAAATCGCCTTTTCGCCTGGCCGCGCCTACAATTCCCCGGCTCGGTGCCATCGGAGCGGCGGCGGGCGGGAGGGATTTCGCGTGAAGTCTTTAGATGACGTCAAGCTCTCGGTCCTGGACCTCTGCCCGATCGTCGAGGGCGGGACGGCGGCCGACGCCTTCCGCGACGCGGTCGACCTGGCGCGGCATGCGGAGCGGCTGGGGTACGAGCGGTACTGGGTGGCCGAGCACCACAACATCCCGGGGGTGGCGAGCGCGGCGACCGCGGTGGTGATCGGGCACGTCGCGGGGGGGACGTCGCGGATCCGCGTCGGCGCGGGCGGGATCATGCTGCCCAACCACGCCCCGCTGGTGATCGCCGAGCAGTTCGGCACGCTGGCGTCGCTCTACCCGGGCCGGATCGACCTGGGGCTGGGCCGCGCCCCGGGCGGCGACCAGCGGACCGCGCGGGCGCTGCGACGCTACCAGGAAGAGGTCGACGCCTTCCCGCGCGACGTCCGCGAGGTGCAGAACTACTTCCGCCCCGCGGGCCCGGGCCGGTTCGTGCACGCGATCCCGGGCGAGGGCCTGGACGTGCCGATCTGGATCCTGGGCTCCAGCGACTTCGGCGCGCGGCTGGCGGCCGAGCTGGGCCTCCCCTACGCCTTCGCCTCGCACTTCGCCCCCGATCAGCTCTTCGATGCCCTGGCGATCTACCGCGAGAACTTCATCCCGTCCGAGGCCCTGGAGAAGCCGTACGCCATGATCGGCGTCAACGCCTTCCTCGCCGACACCGACGAGGCCGCCGTCCGGCTCTTCAGCTCGCATCAGCAGGCCATCCTCAACCTGGTGCGGGGCCGGCCGGGCCTGCTCCCGCCGCCGGTCGACGACGTCGAGGCGCTCTGGACACCGTTCGAACGGGCCCACGTCGACAAGATGACCCGCGTCTCCGTCGTCGGCTCGCCGGAGACCGTCCGGGGCCGCCTCCAGTCGCTGGTCAACGCCGTCAAGCCCGACGAGGTCGTCTTCTCCGGCCACATCTACGACCACGCCGCCCGGCTGCGATCTTATGATCTGCTGATGCAGGTCTGCCGGACGTCAGCCGCCGCAGAAGCCGCCTCCCTCCCGTCGTCGCGATAGGAGGCCGCATGTCGCCGGACCTCCTCGGATCGCTCGTGAACGGTGCCATCCCGTTCTTCGCCGGCCTGTATTGCTGGCTCCTGGGCACGCGGCGGATCGGCAAGGCCGCCGGCATGGACGTCGAGTACGACGCGTGGCACGAACGCTTCGGGAAGGCCTGTCGGCTCCTCGGCCCGCTCGCCATGATGTTCGGCGTCCTTACGGTCCTCGTCGAGCTGACGCGAGATCGGTGAGGCGCCGAGGGCTCACGCCAGGATCGCGTCGACGACCTTGCCGTGGACGTCGGTCAGGCGGAAGTCGCGGCCGGCGTGGCGGTAGGTGAGCTTGGTGTGGTCGAAGCCGAGGAGGTGCAGGATCGTGGCGTGGAGGTCGTGGACGTGGACGACGTCCTCGACGGCCTTGTAGCCGAAATCGTCGGTCGCGCCGTGGACGTGGCCCCGCTTGACGCCGCCGCCGGCGAGCCAGACCGAGAAGCCCCAGTGGTTGTGGTCGCGGCCCATGGCGGGCTTGCCGCCGACCAGTTCGACCGACGGCGTGCGGCCGAATTCGCCGCCGCAGAGCACCAGCGTGTCATCGAACAGCCCGCGCTGCTTGAGGTCGGTCAGCAGGGCCGCGATGCCCTGGTCGCACTGGCGGCCGAGCTCGCGGTGGGCGGCGGGCAGGCTGTCGTGGCTGTCCCAGGGCTGGACGTCGCCGTGGAAGAGCTGCACGAACCGCACCCCGCGCTCGATCAGCCGGCGGGCGATCAGGAGCTGCCGGTTCTGCACGCCCGGCCCGTACATGTCGCGGACGTGCTGCGGCTCCTGCGAGACGTCGAAGGCGTCGGTCGCCTCCATCTGCATGCGGTAGGCCAGCTCGAAGCTGGCGATGCGGGCGTCGAGCGCGTCGTCCTCGGCGCGGGCTTGCAGGTGGCGGCGGTTCATCTCGGCCAGAAGGTCGAGCTGCCGGCGCTGCTCGCGGTTGGAGACGTAGGCGTTGCGGATGTTCTCGATCAGGTCCTCGGCCTTCTCCTTGCGGGTGTCGATGTACGTCCCCTGGAAGACCCCGGGCAGGAACGCGGACCGCCAGTTGGAGACGTCGGCGACGGGGAGGCCGGGGCACATGGAGACGTAGCCGGGCAGGTTCTCGTTCTCCGAGCCCAGCCCGTAGGTCAGCCAGGCGCCCATGCTGGGGCGCGAGAGCCGCTCGTCGCCGCAATTCATCAGCCGCATCGACTGCTCGTGGTTGGGCGTATTCGCCTGCATCGAGCGGATCACGCAGAGGTCGTCGGCGTGCGCGGCGGTGCGATCGAAGATCTCGCTGACGTCGAGGCCGCTCTCGCCGTACTTGCGGAACTTGAACGGCGAGCCCATCGCCGCGCCGGTCTTGCGCTCGGTGGAGAGGTTCCCCTGGGGGAGCGGCTTGCCGTCGTACTTCGTCAGCAACGGCTTGGGGTCGAAGGTGTCGACCTGGCTGGGCCCGCCGTTCAGGTAGATGTGGATGATCCGCTTCGCCTTGGGCGCGAACTGCGGGGCCCGGGGCGCGAGCGGGTTGAGCGTCGCACCCGGAGTCCCCGCGCGGGCCGCCGCGGGGCCGCCGAGCAGACCCGCCTCGCCCAGGAGGGCGGCCAGGCCGAGCATGCCGAAGCCGGTCCCGGCCTGCTGGATCGCCTCGCGTCGGGAGATGGGGCGTCGGAAGTCGGCGTTCATGGCGTCCGCCTCGGGTCGGATGGATGGAGCGGAGTGAAAATCAGTCGACGAACATCAGCTCATTCGTGATGAGCAACACCTGCGCGAGCTGGGCGCGGGGGTCGAGCTTGGGCCCGCCGGGCTCGTCGGCCAGGCTCTTCAGGAACCGGCCGGCCATCTCGGCCTCGTCGTCGGCGGGCGCGCGGGCCAGGATCATCCGGTAGAGCGCCCGCACCGCCTCGGCCGGGGACGGGCCGGCGACCTCGGGACGCGCGGCGAGCGCCCTGGCCTGCTCGACGACCAGGGGGGCGTTCATGCCGAAGAGCGCCTGCTGGGGGACCGTCGTGAGCGGCCGGCGCTCGGCGGAGGCGTCGGGGCTGGCGAAGTCGAACGCCCGGAAGACGGCCGGCAGGCTCTGGCGGTCGACCAGCCCGTAGACGGTGCGGCGGGCGTTCCCGGGGTCGTTCGCCACGTCCACCGGCTTGCCGTGCATCGTCGGGTCGAGCCGGCCGGAGACGAACAGCAGGGTGTCGCGCATGGCCTCGAAGTCGAGCCGGCGGCGGCTGGCGCGCCAGTGCAGCCGGTTCTCCGGGTCGACCTTGCGGCAGTCGGGCCTGTCGACGCTCGCTTGCCGGTACGTCGACGACAGCACGATCAGGCGGTGGAGGTTCTTGAGGGACCATCCTCCCTCCAGGAACCGCGCGGTCAGGTCGTCGAGCAATTCGGGGTGCGAGGGGGGCGTGCTGCGCTCGCCGAAGTCGCTGGGGGTGGAGACGAGGGGCTCGCCGAAGTGGTGCATCCAGACGCGGTTGACGATCACGCGGCCGGTGAGCGGGTTCTTCGGGTCGGCGATCGCCTCCGCGAGGTCGAGCCGGCCCCCGCCCCGCGCGAAAGGCCGCGGCGCGTCGCCGGCCAGGATGCGGAGGAACCGCCGGGGGACGGCCTCTCCGGGCTGCGAGGCGTTGCCGCGGACGAAGACGCGGGGCGCGTAGGGCTCGTCGGAGTCGACCAGGACCATCGCCCGGGGCGTCGCGTCGGCCGCCTTGACCGTCGTGCGGTCGAGCGCGACGACCTTGCCGTAGAAGCCGTCCTTCTCGCTACGCGACATGTAGGATTGCGTCAGGGCCCGCGCGAAATAGGACGGGCCGTCGGGCCCGTACAGGACGTCGAGCACCTGGCGGCGGGCCTTGTCGGCCGGGTCGGGCGGGGCGGCCTTGGCCTCGTCGTAGACGCGGCGCAACAGGTCGGCGTAGGCCTTCGCGACGTCGGCCTTCGACCGGATCGGGGCGGCGCTCAGGGCCGAGTAGACCAGCGGGTTGAGCGTGTCGGGCTCGATCCCGGCGGGGCGGTCGGCCCACTTCGCCAGGACGGCGGGGGCCTCGGCGGCGAGCGCGGGATCGTCGCGCGTCATCAGGTCGGACCAGGGGCCGAAGACGGGGTCGGACGGGACGGCGCGCTGCTTGAGGAAGCGTCGCCAGCGGCTGGTGATCGGCGGGCGGAGGTCGTCGGGGGCGAGCGACATGAAGAAGACGGCCGTCTCCAACGGGTCGGGCGGCGTGGTCCCGGCGCGGTACAGGTAGTCGCCGCCGCGCTTGCGGGCTTCTTCCAGGAGCAGGGCGTACTGGTCGTCGAGGAACTTGCGGATCTCGGCCCGCTTGGCGGCGGCGTCGTCCTCGAACGCCTTGCGGTCCGGGGTCTTCGCGGGGTCGTCGATCAGGGGGAGTTCCAGCGGGGACTCGGCACCGGCGAAGACGCCGTAGAGCGAATAGTAGTCGGCGGTGGGGATCGGGTCGTACTTGTGGTCGTGGCAGCGGGCGCAGGCGACCGTCAGGCCGAGCAGGCCGCGGCTCACGACGTCGATCTTGTCGTCGATCTGGTCGTGCACGTTGTTGTCGAAGGCCCGGCCCAGCGTCAGGAAGCCCATCGCCGCGAGCCGCCAGGGCTCGTCCTTGGGCGCGACCGCGTCGGCCGCGAGCTGTTCGCGGATCATCCGATCGAAGGGTGCGTCCTCGTTGAACGACCGCACGACGTAGTCGCGATAGGTGTAGGCGTAGGGCCGGATGCGGTCGTCCCCGTACATGAGGACGCCGTCTTTCGAGTCGGCGTAGCGGGCGACGTCCAGCCAGTGCCGCCCCCATCGCTCGCCGTATCGCGGCGAGGCCAGCAGCCGATCGACGACCTTCGCGTAGGCGTCGTCCGATCGGTCGGCCTCGAACGCGGCGATCTCCTCGGCGGTCGGCGGCAGGCCGATCAGGTCGTAAGAGACCCGGCGCAGGAGCGTACGACGGTCGGCCGGCGGCGAAGGGGCCAGGCCGGCGTCCTCCAGCTTCGCCAGGATGAACGGGTCGATCGGTGAGTTCGGCCACGAAGCGTCGGCGACCTTCGGGGGCTCACGGCGGGCGACGGGCTGGTACGACCAGTGCTTGCGGGCCGCGACGAAGTCGATCCCTCGGGCCTTGGCCGCGGGCGCGGCGACCGCCTTCGGGAAGGTCGCCCCTCCGGCCACCCACTGCCGAAGCACGGTGATCTCGGCGTCGGGCAGCTTCTGCTTCGGCGGCATCTTGACCGCGTCGTCCTCGTAGCCGACGGCCTGGATCAGAAGGCTCGCCTCGGGCTTGCCCGGCTCGACCGCCGGCCCGAGGTCGCCCCCCTTCAGCAGCCCCTCGAGAGAGTCGACCGCGAGGCTCCCCTTCAGGCTCTCGGCCTGGGCCGAGTGGCAGCCGAAGCAGCGCTCGACGAGAATCGGACGGACCCTGGCCTCGAAGAACGCGTCCCGATCCGCGCCGGGCTCCTCGGTGCAGGATGCGGAAGGGGAGGCCGCCGCGAAGACGACGGCCAGCGCGCCCGCGACGATCCGCGATATCCGCCCGAGATGCAGCGTCGCCATCGGCGTCGTCCTCCCGCCCCCCCCTCGAAGTCTCCAACATTCTTTGTACAATTCGCGCATCCGGGGGTCCGGCTGTCAAGGCGTCGGCCTCGGGCCTCGTCGCCCGATGGTGTCGGCGGCGGCCGAATCGACGGCGGCTCGATCGTCAAGGAGGGGTGGTCGGGCCGGGCTCGCTTCCCGGGTCGAACCGGGCGATGCGGCCGCGCTCGCCGACGGCCCAGCCGGCGGACGAGGCGGCGAATCCGACGGCGTGGAAGCCGGCGTCGCCGAGCTTCGACCAGGATTCGCCGCCGTCGTCCGAGCGGTCGGCGCCGGTCGGGCCGACGGCGATCAGCGACGGCCCGGGCGTCCCGGGCCGGAAGGCGACGGCCGAGCGGTAGCCGGACGGCTCGGGGCCACTGGGGGCGATCCAGGTCCGGCCGCCGTCGTGGGTGAGGGCGATGAGCCGCCCCTTCGCGTCCGGCTCCTTGTAGTCGCCGCCGACGGCCGCGCCGTGCTCCGCATCCCGGAAGGCCAGCGAGAAGACTCCCGACGAGCCCTCGCCGGCGCGCAGGGGCGTCGCGTGGGCCGTCCAGGTCCGCCCTCGGTCGTCGCTCCGGAAGATCCGCCCGCCGCTGGTGCCGAACCAGGCGTGATCCCCCTTCACGGCCAGGCAGGTTCCGCTGGCCGCGAAGGCCCCCTCGCGCGGCAGGGCCGCGGGCATGGAATCTCCGGCGACGCGGGCCCAGGTGTCGCCGCCGTCGTCGGTCGCAAGGATGACGAACCGGCCGTCGACCGGATCCCCCAGCGCCAGCCCGTGCCGGGCGTCCGAGAACGCCAGGCCGTCGAGGAAGCCCTTCGGGTCGGCGTTGACATGCCGGAGCCTCCACGTTTCGCCGCCGTCGGTCGTCTTGAAGATCCGCGACTGATCGCCCTCGCCGATCGACAGGACCAGGGCCGTCCGGTCGTCGAACGCCTCGACGTCGCGGAAATCCCGTCCTCCCGAATTCGGCACGTTCCGCCCCCGCCAGGTCGCGCCGCGATCCGTGGTGAGCAGCACCGTCCCCCCCGTCCCGCTCGCCCAGGCGACCCGCCCATCCACGACGGCGACCCCCCGCAGGCGGGCCGTCGTCCCGGATGTCTGAAACGTCCATTGCGCCTCGACGGCCGGCCCGCTGCAGAGCGCCGCGATTATCAGAAACAGGCGTCTCATCCGGTGCCTCGAGTTTCGAGACGGCCGCGTCGGCCGTCGTGGTCCACGGTCCTGAAGGGTTCTCGATCCCGGGCGATTCTAACGTCTTGAGCGACAAGTCCCCACGGCGTAGAGACCAACCGTGATTCAAGGCTCTGGCCCCTGAGAAAAGGCACGGTCCGGGAAAGCTCATCCTGAACCATGAAAGCTCGAAATTTTGGGCTGTCAAAAACAAAGATTGGCGCGTTGGTGTTTTCGCTTTATGATCTGCTGCGTGGAACTCGTGAAAAACCGGAAAACATGATTTGGTCGATGCGGAGGACATATGGGTCTGCAGGAACGGGCGCGGCGGGGCGCTGGCTCGAGGCGCGGTTTCACGCTGATCGAGCTGCTGGTGGTGATCAGCATCATCGCGGTGCTGATCAGCCTGCTGTTGCCGGCGGTGCAGGCGGCGCGGTCGGCGGCGCGGCGGACGCAGTGCGTGAATAATCTCAAGCAGATCGGGCTGGGGCTGGCGAATTACGAGTCGGCGATCGGGGCGTTCCCGCCGGCTTACGTGGGGGATCCCCGGGCGGTCGGGACGGCCTACGGGGTGAGCTATCCGGACGGGAACCTCAACACGACGCCCGGGTTCGCCTGGGGGACGCTGATCCTGCCGTACATCGAGCAGGCGACGGTCTACGCGAGCTTCAACACGAACCTCCCCTGCTGGGCGGCCGACAACGCGACCGGGGCGACGGTGCGGCTCTCGGTCTTCCTGTGCCCGTCGGCGACGGGCGGGACGGAGCCGTTCGCGGTGCATAAGTACGACAACGGCAACTCGGGCTCGCCCAACGACGCCGGCGAGTTCACGCCTCGGATCCTGCTGTCGCGCAGCCATTACGTGACGAACGCGGGGATCAACCAGCCCTGGGGGCGGACGACGGCGTACTCGTACGACTTCGACGTCGCCGAACCGATCCCCGGGGCCCCGTCGCCGCACGAAATCGACGGCCCTTTCTACCGCAACTCGCGGACCCGCGCCGCGTCGGTGACGGACGGGCTGTCGAACACGGTCTTCCTGGGCGAGAAGGCGCCGATCCTCTGCGACGCGACGTGGGTGGGCGTGGTCCCGTTCGCCAGCACGCCCCCGCGTCGCGGCTGGCCGTCGGACCCGAACAGCGGCGGCAACCTCGTCGGCGCGCACTGCGGGCCCGACGTCCGCGACCATCCCCAGGTGATCATCCACGCACCGAACCACCCGTTCGGCCACACCGACGAGATGTACTCCGAGGACGGCGATGGCTCCAACGTCCTGATGGGCGACGGCTCCGTCCGCTGGGTCAAGGAGACCATCCACCCCCGGACCTGGGTCGCCCTCTCGACCCGCAACGGCGGCGAGGTCGTCTCCGGCGACTACTGATCGACCCGATAAGGAAAGCTCATTGATGAATATGACGAAGCGATTCCGCCGGGGGGCGGCCCTGCTCGCCCCGGCGATCCTCGCGGCGGCCCTCGGCTGCGGCGGGCCGCCCCAGATCGGCGCCGACGCCGAGGCTTTCAAGACGGTCGACGCCCTCTACACGGCGGTCTCCCTGCGCGAGCCCGCGCTCGTCGACCAGTGCCTGGCCGCCCTGAAGTCGCTCCGCGAGGCCGGCAAGCTCGACCCGGCCCCTTGCGACGCCCTGGAAGGCCTCGCCGCCGAGGCCAAGGGCGGCGGCTGGGAGTCCGCCCAGTCCCGCCTCGCCCGCTTCATGCGCGGCCAGAGCCGGGGGCGGTAGGCGGGGACTTCGACCGGCGGCCGGCTCATCGGGGCCCGGAGAAGGGTTCGACGTGGCAGTCGCCGTCTCGCCCGAAGTAGACGACCCTCCGGCCGCCCAGGAAGGCGGTGTAGCCGACCGTCCCCGCGGCCATGATCCGCCGCAGGAAGCCGGGATAGTCGACCTCGCGGCCCTGGGCGGCCGCGACGGCCGACCGGACCCCCTCGGCCGAGAACGTCCGCGGGACCGCCGGGGCGTCGGCTAGCGGCAGGGGCTCGACGTGGATCGCGCCGGCGGCTGCATAGTGCCGTAGCTCCATCCGCGCCAGGTCGGCGTCGTAGCGTTCCACGCCCGTCGCGAGCAGCCGCCCCACGACTTCGGGGAATGTGATGCGGCCGGCGAGGGCCTGTGTCAGGCAGTCGTGCAGGATCGTCGCGTCCATCGTTCGGCCTCGTTTCGTTTCGCGTCGGGCGCCTTCAATCCAGGGTCTTCCCAGGGAACTCGTCTCCCGCCTCGTGCTTCGCCAGGATCGACTTCAGGCTCGCGAGCAGCCGCCGGCGCTCGGGCTCGCCCACGACGCCGAAGAAGGCGTCGTCGTTTTCGTCGGCCTCTCTCGCGAGCACCGGCACGAGCGTCCGGCCGGCCTCGGTCAGCCGGATCGAGACGGCGCGACGATCCGTCGGGTCGGCCGCGCGGACGACGAGTCCTTTCTTCGCCAGTCGCTCCACCATCCGCGACATCGCCCCGCCGTCCACCCCGACCGTCGCCGCCAAGATCAGCAGCGAGGCGCCCTCGGCGTCGTACAGGCAACGGAGCACCACCCATTGCGCGACCGTCACCCCGCGCCTTTCCAGGCGGTCGGAGAAGCCGCGGGACACGCGATTCGACAGCCGCCTCAGCCAGTAGCCGAGGTGGTCCTCCAGTCCGCTCGGGCGTTCGCTCGTCATGCGGGAAATATAGATGCCCAGGCAATTGTTGTCAAGGCAATAAAACGCCGCGAAGGGGAAGTGATGAGGAGAGGGCCGGGTCCCTGGTTCGGGAGGTCGGGCGGCGCTATCATGGCGCTCGGGATCTTCGGGCCCAACTTTCCGGGAGGCGGGATCATGCGGACCGGGGCGATCGTCTTGATGCTGACGGCGTGGACGCTCGGGGCGGCGGCTCAGGAGGCTCGGCCTTCGAAGGGCATCCCCGATCGGCCGGACTTCTTTCCGATCGCGGTCTGGCTCCAGGACACGGCCAACGCGACCCGGTACCGGGACGTCGGCGTGAACCTGTACGTGGGGTTGTGGAAGGGGCCGACGGCCGCGCAGCTCGACGCGCTCGACGCGGCGGGGATCCGCCTGATCGCGGGCCAGAGCCCGGCCGCCCTGGCGTTCCGCGACCGGCCGACGATCGTCGGCTGGATGCACGACGACGAGCCCGACAACGCCCAGGCGCTCGAGAACGGCAAGGGCTACGGGCCCCCCGTCACGCCCGACGCAATCGTGGCGCGATACCGCGAAATGAAGCGCAACGACCCCGACCGCCCCGTCATGTTGAACCTGGGACAAGGGGTCGCGTGGGACGGCTGGTACGGGCGGGGGACCCGGACGAACCACCCCGAAGACTATCCCGAGTACGTCGAGGGGTGCGACGTGGCCTCGTTCGACATCTACCCCGCCTGCCATCGCGACGCCCCGGTCGCGGGCAAGCTCTGGTACGTCCCGCTCGGCGTCGAGCGGCTCAGGAAATGGGCCGGCGCGAAGAAGCCGGTCTGGTGCTGCATCGAGACCACGCGGATCGACAACGAGGCCCGCAAGGCGACCCCGGCCGAGATCCGCTCCGAGGTCTGGATGGCCCTGATCCGGGGTGCGAAGGGGCTGGTCTACTTCGCCCACCAGTTCAAGCCGACGTTCATCGAGGCCGGCTTGCTCGCCGACGAGGCCGTCGCGCGCGAGGTCGCCGCGACCAACCGACGCATCCACGAGCTGGCGCCGGTGCTCAACAGCCCCGACGTGCCCGACGGCGTGCAGGTCGTCGCGTCGGACCCGAAGGTCCCGATCGCATCCGTCGTCAAGCGTCACGGCGACGCCGTCTACGTCTTCGCCGCCTCGCTGAGCGACGGCGGGACCGACGTCCGATTCCGCCTGCCGGACCGGGCCGACGCCCAGGTCGAGGTCCTCGACGAGTCGCGGTCGCTCGAAGCCCCCGCCGGCGCGTGGCCCGACCGCTTCACCGGGTATCAGGTCCACCTGTACCGGATCCGCCCGCGAGGCTGAGCGGATCGCGCGACCTCAGCGCGTCGCCTTGGCGCGCGGCGGGGCCTCCGCCGAGCCTTCCGCCCGCGCCGGCTTGCCCAGCATGAAGCGGTTGCAGCCGCTGAGGCCCGACACCCTGAGACTGTACGGCTGCAGGTCCTCGTCGATGCATAGCCCCAGCGTCAGGTTCTCGACCTTCGCCTCGGGCTCGATCTGCCACCATTTGCAGGCCTTGCAAAGGCCCCAATCCGACTCATGGTCGTGACCGTTCGAATGCGAGTTGGAAGCAGTCATGAGGACATCTCCATTCCCTTCGACTCGGGCGGGATCGACCTTCACGCGGGTGGATCTCGACCCGTCCCCTACTGCAACCGACGGGCCGAAAACCCCTCGATCGGGCGCGAAATCCCGCGACGAGGCGGCGGAATCGGTCTTGGCCGTCGGGAGCCTCAGGTCAGCTCGGCGATCGGCTCGCCGTGGGGGAGGAGGGCGATGGGTCGGCCGGAGACGTCCTGATAGGTCTGGGCGTGGTCGATGCCGAGGTGGCGGTACCAGGTCGCGAGCAGGTCGTTGGGGGTGAACCGCCGCTCCCTGGGCTCTTCGCCCCGGGAGGTGGTCGAGCCGATCACCTGGCCCATGGGCATCCCCCCGCCGGACATGAGGACGGACATGGCCCGTCCCCAGTGCTCGCGACCGGGTCGGCCCTGGTGGTTCGAGAGCTTGGGCGTCCGTCCCATCTCTCCCATGACGACGATCAGGGTCTCGCGGTCCAGGCCCCGCGCGTGGACGTCCTCGATCAGGGCGGAGACGGCCCGGTCGAGGACGGGGAGGCGGATCTCCATCTGTTCGAAGATGTTCCAGACGCTCGCGTGGTCGTCCCAGGAGAACGCCTTCTGGCCCGGGACGCAGGGGAAGTCGATCGTCACCAGCCGCACGCCCGCCTCGACCAGACGGCGCGCCAGCAGGCAGCGCTGGCCCACGACGTTGCGGCCGTAGCGGTCGCGGAGCACGTCGGGCTCGCCCGACAGGTCGAAGGCGTTTCGCGCGGCGCCGGAGGTCAGGACGTCGAGGGCCCGCCGCTGGAAGTCGTCGAACGAGCGCGTGACGGGCGTGGCCTCCATCGCCCGCCGCGCGGCGTCGAACCCGGCGAGCAGCCGGCCGCGGCCGCCCAGGCTCGCACGTCGCGCCTCGTCGAGCACCAGCTCCGGGACCATGAACTCGGGCTTGTTCGGGTCGGCCGCGACCTTGAACGGCCCATACGATCGGCCCAGGCCCCCCCCGCCCTCGTACGGCAGGTCGGGCATGGCGACCCACTTCGGCAGCCCCGCGGCCTCCGGCAGCAGCCGGTTCGCGGCGTGGAAGACGTAGGGGTGTTTGGGCGTGAACGGCGGCGTCTCGACGACGTCGCCTTCATACCCGGTCAGGACCGTGTGCGTGCTGTTGGCGTGGCCCGGGCTGTCGTGGGAGACGGAACGGACGATCGCCAGCTTGTCGGCGATCGCCGCCAGCCTCGGCAGCTTCTCGCAGATCTCGAGCCCCGGAACGCTGGTGGGGATCGGCCGGAAGAGGCCGCGATACGCCTCGGGGGCGTCGGGCTTGAGGTCGAACGTCTCCATGTGGCTCGGCCCTCCCCAGAGCCAGACCACGATCATGGACGGCCCCCCCGTCCCGCCCCCCGGCGCGGCCCTCGCCGCCTGGAGCCGCAAGAGGTCCGAGATCCCCAGCGCCGAGAACCCGGTCAGCGAGGCCCGCAGGAAGGCCCGTCTGGGCGTCGCTCCGGTGCACGGTCGAGCTTCGGACACCGCGTCGTCCTCG
The DNA window shown above is from Paludisphaera mucosa and carries:
- a CDS encoding MarR family winged helix-turn-helix transcriptional regulator, producing MTSERPSGLEDHLGYWLRRLSNRVSRGFSDRLERRGVTVAQWVVLRCLYDAEGASLLILAATVGVDGGAMSRMVERLAKKGLVVRAADPTDRRAVSIRLTEAGRTLVPVLAREADENDDAFFGVVGEPERRRLLASLKSILAKHEAGDEFPGKTLD
- a CDS encoding DUF1501 domain-containing protein yields the protein MSEARPCTGATPRRAFLRASLTGFSALGISDLLRLQAARAAPGGGTGGPSMIVVWLWGGPSHMETFDLKPDAPEAYRGLFRPIPTSVPGLEICEKLPRLAAIADKLAIVRSVSHDSPGHANSTHTVLTGYEGDVVETPPFTPKHPYVFHAANRLLPEAAGLPKWVAMPDLPYEGGGGLGRSYGPFKVAADPNKPEFMVPELVLDEARRASLGGRGRLLAGFDAARRAMEATPVTRSFDDFQRRALDVLTSGAARNAFDLSGEPDVLRDRYGRNVVGQRCLLARRLVEAGVRLVTIDFPCVPGQKAFSWDDHASVWNIFEQMEIRLPVLDRAVSALIEDVHARGLDRETLIVVMGEMGRTPKLSNHQGRPGREHWGRAMSVLMSGGGMPMGQVIGSTTSRGEEPRERRFTPNDLLATWYRHLGIDHAQTYQDVSGRPIALLPHGEPIAELT